Proteins from one Nitrobacteraceae bacterium AZCC 2146 genomic window:
- a CDS encoding DNA-binding transcriptional MocR family regulator (product_source=COG1167; cath_funfam=1.10.10.10,3.40.640.10; cog=COG1167; pfam=PF00155,PF00392; smart=SM00345; superfamily=46785,53383): MTDWVPTLAPILGPRYLAFVHALDADIASGRVKPGMRLLPQRDMAQRLGLSVGTVSKAYAEAEQRGLISGEVGRGTFVQRRRPEQRHALGTSDATINLALNVPPYTGEDEVISSTLSEIVAAGEMGSLLGYLPHQGLRQHREAIVSWLASLGVTADAEQIFITHGGQHALSIALGMIAPPGDIVLTESFTYSGMLALSVQNNYRLHGVATDAEGLVPESLDRAFTETGARVVYCMPTLQTPTGAIMSPERRQAIAEIVRKHDAYLVEDDAYAYLLSPPLPPVSALIPERSFYVLSFAKCLAPGLRIAAMIAPDSFRDRSINAVRATGWMAVPLMAEVVARLIYNGGLARQARLKREKAALRDAIVRRVLKEWLPPSTTAPGFHIWLPLPAGRTLNALVTQAAQAGITLAPPGALQRMQTEQLGIRLCLGAPATEEDLERALIEIRRILEMAEAISFV; encoded by the coding sequence ATGACCGATTGGGTGCCAACCCTCGCGCCGATTTTGGGACCGCGTTACCTCGCTTTCGTTCATGCGCTGGACGCCGATATCGCATCGGGCCGCGTCAAGCCGGGCATGCGGCTATTGCCCCAGCGCGACATGGCGCAGCGGCTCGGTCTCAGTGTCGGGACCGTATCGAAGGCCTATGCGGAGGCCGAACAGCGCGGCCTGATTTCCGGTGAGGTCGGGCGCGGCACCTTCGTGCAGCGCCGCCGGCCGGAGCAACGCCACGCGCTCGGCACCTCCGACGCCACCATCAACCTCGCGCTCAACGTGCCGCCCTATACCGGCGAAGACGAGGTGATCTCCTCGACGCTCAGCGAGATCGTCGCCGCCGGCGAAATGGGGAGCCTGCTCGGCTATCTGCCGCATCAGGGCCTGCGCCAGCATCGCGAGGCGATCGTCAGTTGGCTGGCGTCACTGGGGGTCACCGCCGACGCCGAACAGATCTTCATCACCCATGGCGGCCAGCATGCGCTGTCGATCGCGCTCGGCATGATCGCGCCCCCCGGCGACATCGTGCTGACCGAAAGCTTCACCTATTCCGGCATGCTGGCGCTGTCGGTGCAGAACAACTATCGCCTGCACGGCGTCGCCACCGATGCCGAGGGCCTGGTGCCGGAGAGTCTCGACCGCGCCTTCACCGAAACCGGCGCGCGCGTGGTCTATTGCATGCCGACCTTGCAGACGCCGACCGGCGCCATCATGTCGCCGGAGCGGCGGCAGGCCATCGCCGAGATCGTCCGCAAGCACGATGCTTACCTCGTCGAGGACGACGCCTACGCCTATCTGCTGTCGCCGCCGCTGCCGCCGGTCTCCGCGCTGATCCCCGAGCGCAGTTTCTATGTACTGAGCTTTGCCAAATGCCTGGCGCCCGGGCTGCGGATCGCGGCGATGATCGCGCCGGATTCGTTCCGCGATCGTTCGATCAACGCGGTACGCGCCACCGGCTGGATGGCGGTACCGCTGATGGCCGAAGTGGTGGCGCGGCTGATCTATAATGGCGGCCTCGCCCGTCAGGCGCGGCTGAAGCGCGAGAAGGCGGCGCTGCGCGATGCCATCGTGCGGCGCGTGTTGAAGGAATGGCTACCGCCTTCCACCACCGCGCCTGGCTTCCATATCTGGCTGCCGCTGCCGGCCGGCCGCACGCTCAACGCCCTGGTGACACAGGCGGCGCAAGCTGGCATCACGCTGGCGCCGCCCGGCGCCTTGCAGCGCATGCAGACCGAACAGCTCGGCATCCGGCTCTGTCTGGGCGCGCCGGCGACCGAAGAAGACCTGGAGCGCGCGCTGATCGAAATCCGGCGCATCCTGGAAATGGCGGAAGCGATCTCGTTCGTCTAA
- a CDS encoding hypothetical protein (product_source=Hypo-rule applied; pfam=PF07978; superfamily=54909) translates to MIYEIRVYEAAEGKADAMRRRFLDVVVTRFFPRHGIELLGAFTAPAEDGRLTYMTRFADEDARKKAWAAFGADPEWATVKAASETDGPLLKSQVISILSPAAASVLLS, encoded by the coding sequence TTGATCTACGAAATTCGTGTTTACGAAGCAGCCGAGGGCAAAGCCGACGCGATGCGTCGCCGTTTTCTGGACGTGGTCGTCACCAGGTTCTTCCCGCGTCACGGCATCGAGTTGCTTGGCGCCTTCACCGCACCAGCAGAAGACGGCCGCCTCACTTACATGACCCGCTTCGCCGACGAGGACGCCCGCAAGAAAGCCTGGGCCGCTTTCGGAGCCGATCCGGAATGGGCGACCGTCAAGGCCGCGAGCGAGACCGACGGTCCGCTGCTGAAGAGCCAGGTCATCTCCATCCTGTCGCCTGCGGCGGCTAGCGTGCTGCTCAGCTAA
- a CDS encoding CO/xanthine dehydrogenase FAD-binding subunit (product_source=COG1319; cath_funfam=3.30.390.50,3.30.465.10; cog=COG1319; pfam=PF00941,PF03450; smart=SM01092; superfamily=55447,56176), which yields MKPAPFEYIRPHSLAEACELLAGDEDARAIAGGQTLVPMLAMRLARPARLVDIMRLPELAGISPEAGALVVGATTRQAVAEQNPLIRAQVPMLARVLPWVGHPPTRNRGTIGGSIANADPSAEIPLVAVTLGAEIMLATVDGPSSMPADDFFIGPMLTTMNPGECVSAVKFPVWAHKRIGVGFFEISARKSDFAFAAAVAQVALDDDGRCLEIALGVGGVGDRALRLDVSSLIGTKLDAAAVAEAVNAVSGDMEASTDLHASATYRRRVAITLSKRAIEQARTNASARALKGAA from the coding sequence ATGAAGCCAGCGCCATTCGAATATATCAGACCGCATTCGCTCGCCGAGGCCTGCGAATTGCTGGCCGGTGATGAAGATGCCCGCGCCATCGCCGGCGGCCAGACGCTGGTGCCGATGCTGGCGATGCGTCTGGCCCGACCGGCCAGGCTGGTCGATATCATGCGCCTGCCCGAGCTTGCCGGCATTAGCCCGGAAGCTGGCGCGCTGGTCGTTGGCGCCACCACGCGCCAGGCCGTTGCCGAGCAGAATCCCTTGATCCGCGCCCAGGTGCCGATGCTGGCGCGGGTGCTGCCATGGGTCGGCCATCCGCCCACGCGCAACCGCGGCACCATTGGCGGCTCGATCGCCAATGCCGATCCTTCTGCTGAAATTCCGCTGGTGGCCGTGACGCTCGGTGCTGAAATCATGCTGGCGACCGTGGACGGTCCGAGTTCGATGCCCGCCGATGACTTCTTTATCGGCCCGATGCTGACCACGATGAATCCCGGCGAATGCGTCAGCGCCGTCAAGTTTCCGGTCTGGGCACACAAGCGCATCGGCGTCGGCTTCTTCGAGATCAGTGCACGCAAATCGGATTTCGCGTTCGCCGCCGCGGTAGCGCAGGTCGCGCTCGACGATGACGGGCGCTGCCTCGAAATCGCACTCGGCGTCGGCGGCGTCGGTGATCGTGCGTTGCGGCTCGATGTGTCGTCGCTGATCGGCACCAAACTGGACGCAGCCGCAGTGGCGGAAGCTGTCAACGCGGTCTCCGGCGACATGGAAGCCTCGACCGATCTGCACGCCAGCGCCACCTATCGCCGCCGAGTCGCCATCACGCTGAGCAAGCGGGCGATCGAGCAGGCACGAACCAACGCGAGCGCGCGCGCGCTGAAGGGAGCCGCGTGA
- a CDS encoding carbon-monoxide dehydrogenase small subunit (product_source=KO:K03518; cath_funfam=3.30.365.10; cog=COG2080; ko=KO:K03518; pfam=PF01799; superfamily=47741,54292), translating to MKVELRINGASRIADVEPRKTLLDALRENFLLNGAHAGCEHGVCGACTVLLDGEPVRSCLMFAAQADGYEITTIEGLAPAPGELSVIQDAFCETHGLQCGYCTPGMILSAHALLQQTHTPSREDIVEAISGNICRCTGYGQIVEAVQFAADRLQKSNMPHPHHVRHGHPGAEHDAPVEGILEAAEADAPTESVK from the coding sequence ATGAAAGTCGAACTTCGCATCAATGGCGCAAGCCGAATTGCTGATGTCGAGCCGCGCAAGACGCTGCTCGATGCGCTGCGCGAAAATTTTCTGCTCAACGGCGCCCATGCCGGCTGCGAGCACGGCGTCTGCGGCGCCTGCACGGTTCTGCTCGATGGCGAACCGGTGCGCTCCTGCCTGATGTTTGCGGCGCAGGCCGACGGCTATGAGATCACCACCATCGAGGGTCTGGCGCCGGCGCCGGGCGAACTCAGCGTCATCCAGGACGCGTTCTGCGAAACCCACGGCCTGCAGTGCGGCTACTGCACCCCCGGCATGATCCTGTCCGCGCATGCGCTGCTGCAGCAGACGCACACGCCGAGCCGCGAAGACATCGTCGAGGCGATTTCGGGCAACATCTGTCGCTGCACCGGCTACGGCCAGATCGTCGAAGCCGTACAGTTCGCCGCCGATCGCCTGCAGAAATCCAATATGCCGCATCCGCATCACGTCCGGCACGGTCATCCCGGTGCCGAGCACGATGCGCCGGTTGAAGGCATTCTCGAGGCCGCCGAAGCCGACGCGCCCACGGAGTCCGTGAAATGA
- a CDS encoding 2-furoyl-CoA dehydrogenase large subunit (product_source=KO:K16877; cath_funfam=3.30.365.10; cog=COG1529; ko=KO:K16877; pfam=PF01315,PF02738; smart=SM01008; superfamily=54665,56003), with product MSADPSTFRFVSTNRRVREDRRFVAGQGRFVADVQLEGMLHVAILPSQHPAARIVSIDASAALAMPGVHYVLTGDELAAATDPLMNGLDTPMVQRHPLAVGFTRYAGEWVAAVVADTRALAEDATEKLRVVYEPLPFVIKPEEALKPESAPVHQKHGSNVLLDRTFVWGEVDKHFAESPRHLSFRVTWGRNSTVPIETFGVAASWDPWRDMLDVWASIQMPKYPDQIARALRIPANNVRVHQDVDVGGSYGVKRGIKQTVLVAHLARRLGRPVRFIEDRLENMRGGDAHGPERIFDVEVAFNDDGIVKSMKIRALDNAGAYAGRAPFQLGKPIGAIVGPYKIESVQYRAQSVTTNKAVQEAVRGFGQAPTNYAIETAIDKVAAATGLHRMEVRRRNFIRKEEFPYLIPSGSTYDSGDYHTVVDKVFAHIDFASMEKERDRLRASGMLAGIGIASCLEPSGGNSSFEPLLNEKNTTTTWMDSCRINIDGLGFVTVTIHTTSSGQGHETLVGTIIGEVLQIDPDLIRVVRPDTLACLPSNSPVGSRMAIMLGGAAFHAAQKLKAKLTKIAAHQFSCAEDDVTYASGAATDKAGRELNWAELVNIAHRNYHLLPEGMEPGLESTHVMQVPTGNKLPENGRVQMYPCHSFEFHVVLIAIDPDLGKPEILRYVIGHDCGTVINPHIVKGMTLGGVAHGLGATLLEEFVYDDQGYLITQSFMDYLLPSSHEMPEVEIVHHCTPSPFTVFGQKGSGESGYLGSPAAISGAINDAVSPLGISFNKLPIRISAIGDAIADAQHGKPQEQAT from the coding sequence ATGAGCGCCGATCCCTCCACCTTCCGTTTCGTCTCTACCAACCGCCGTGTCCGCGAGGACCGTCGCTTCGTCGCGGGGCAGGGCCGTTTCGTCGCCGACGTTCAACTCGAAGGCATGCTGCATGTGGCGATCCTGCCGTCGCAGCATCCGGCCGCGCGCATCGTCTCGATCGATGCCTCCGCTGCGCTGGCGATGCCGGGCGTGCACTATGTGCTGACCGGCGACGAACTCGCCGCGGCGACCGATCCGCTGATGAACGGCCTGGATACCCCGATGGTGCAGCGTCATCCGCTCGCTGTGGGCTTCACCCGCTACGCCGGCGAATGGGTTGCTGCCGTTGTTGCGGACACCCGCGCGCTGGCCGAAGACGCCACCGAAAAACTCCGTGTTGTCTACGAGCCGTTGCCCTTCGTCATCAAACCCGAAGAGGCGCTGAAGCCCGAAAGCGCGCCGGTTCACCAGAAGCACGGCTCCAACGTGCTGCTCGACCGCACCTTCGTCTGGGGCGAAGTCGACAAGCACTTTGCCGAAAGCCCGCGCCACCTCTCGTTCCGCGTCACCTGGGGCCGTAACTCCACCGTGCCGATCGAGACCTTCGGCGTCGCGGCGTCGTGGGATCCGTGGCGCGACATGCTCGATGTCTGGGCCTCGATCCAGATGCCGAAATACCCTGACCAGATCGCCAGGGCGTTGCGGATTCCCGCCAACAACGTCCGCGTCCATCAGGATGTCGATGTCGGTGGCAGCTACGGCGTCAAGCGTGGCATCAAGCAAACTGTGCTGGTGGCGCATCTCGCTCGCCGGCTCGGCCGTCCGGTGCGGTTCATCGAGGATCGCCTGGAGAACATGCGCGGCGGCGACGCCCACGGCCCGGAACGTATCTTCGACGTCGAGGTCGCCTTCAACGACGACGGTATCGTCAAGTCGATGAAGATCCGCGCGCTCGACAATGCCGGCGCCTATGCCGGCCGCGCGCCGTTCCAGTTGGGCAAGCCGATCGGTGCCATCGTCGGCCCCTACAAGATCGAAAGCGTGCAGTACCGCGCGCAGTCGGTCACCACCAACAAGGCCGTGCAGGAAGCCGTCCGTGGTTTCGGCCAGGCGCCGACCAACTATGCGATCGAGACCGCGATCGACAAGGTCGCAGCCGCAACCGGCCTGCACCGCATGGAGGTGCGCCGTCGCAACTTCATCCGCAAGGAAGAATTCCCGTATTTGATTCCGAGCGGCAGTACTTATGACTCCGGCGACTATCACACCGTGGTCGACAAGGTGTTCGCGCACATCGATTTTGCATCGATGGAAAAGGAGCGCGATCGTCTCCGCGCCTCGGGCATGCTGGCCGGCATCGGCATCGCCTCGTGCCTGGAGCCATCAGGCGGCAATTCGTCGTTCGAGCCGCTGCTGAACGAGAAGAACACCACCACCACCTGGATGGATTCCTGCCGCATCAACATCGATGGGCTCGGCTTCGTCACCGTGACGATCCACACCACGTCGTCCGGGCAGGGCCATGAGACGCTGGTCGGCACTATTATCGGCGAAGTCCTGCAGATCGATCCCGACCTGATCCGCGTGGTCCGGCCGGATACGCTGGCCTGTCTGCCGTCGAATTCGCCGGTCGGCAGCCGCATGGCGATCATGCTCGGCGGCGCCGCCTTCCACGCCGCGCAGAAGCTGAAGGCCAAACTGACGAAGATCGCGGCACATCAGTTCAGCTGTGCCGAGGATGATGTCACCTATGCTTCGGGAGCCGCGACCGACAAGGCCGGCCGCGAGTTGAACTGGGCCGAACTCGTCAACATCGCCCACCGCAACTATCACCTGCTGCCCGAAGGCATGGAGCCCGGCCTCGAAAGTACCCATGTGATGCAGGTGCCGACCGGCAACAAGCTGCCGGAAAACGGCCGCGTGCAGATGTATCCGTGCCACTCCTTCGAGTTTCATGTCGTGCTGATCGCGATCGACCCCGATCTAGGCAAGCCGGAAATCCTGCGCTACGTCATCGGCCACGACTGCGGCACGGTGATCAACCCGCATATCGTCAAGGGCATGACGCTGGGCGGCGTCGCCCACGGCCTCGGTGCCACGCTGCTGGAAGAGTTCGTCTATGACGACCAGGGCTACCTGATCACCCAGAGCTTCATGGATTATCTGCTGCCGTCCTCGCACGAGATGCCGGAAGTCGAGATCGTGCATCACTGCACGCCGTCGCCGTTCACGGTGTTCGGCCAGAAGGGCTCCGGTGAAAGCGGCTATCTCGGATCGCCCGCGGCGATCTCGGGCGCCATCAACGACGCGGTCTCGCCGCTCGGCATTTCCTTCAACAAGCTTCCGATTCGTATTTCCGCGATTGGCGATGCCATCGCGGACGCGCAACACGGCAAACCCCAAGAGCAAGCCACATGA
- a CDS encoding aminocarboxymuconate-semialdehyde decarboxylase (product_source=KO:K03392; cath_funfam=3.20.20.140; cog=COG2159; ko=KO:K03392; pfam=PF04909; superfamily=51556), with protein sequence MIIDCHAHLVPPSLLEAIKAQAASFPSVRLIEDGASLGFSFAGGKPTRPVSKPLTDLAGRLKWMDEQKVDRQIVAGWLDMYANEIPAEEGANWSRLINTHLMQAAKAEPRFIPLATVPLQDGKLAADVLREAHAAGFKGVMIGTQPKGKGGVLDDPSLNPFWDAANELGSIVSIHPVFESGDDRVHDYGMANAVGRVTDTMIAMSRLIYSGHITRYTNMKMMALIGGAALPFIVGRLRTNYALDKKLGDPDAALAAMYYDTIVQDPRTLRYLADMVGAERIMMGSDMPFPIGDLTPMKVVAETRFSDAERTAINGGLAQKLFGL encoded by the coding sequence ATGATCATCGATTGCCACGCCCATCTCGTTCCGCCCTCGCTGCTTGAAGCGATCAAGGCCCAGGCTGCCAGCTTCCCGTCGGTCCGCCTGATCGAGGACGGCGCCAGCCTCGGCTTCTCCTTTGCCGGTGGCAAGCCGACCCGTCCGGTGTCGAAGCCGCTGACCGATCTCGCCGGCCGCCTGAAGTGGATGGACGAGCAGAAGGTCGATCGCCAGATCGTCGCCGGCTGGCTCGACATGTACGCCAACGAAATCCCGGCGGAAGAGGGCGCCAACTGGTCGCGCCTGATCAATACGCATCTGATGCAGGCGGCGAAGGCCGAGCCGCGCTTCATTCCGCTGGCCACCGTGCCGCTGCAGGACGGCAAGCTCGCCGCCGACGTGCTGCGCGAAGCCCATGCCGCCGGATTCAAGGGCGTGATGATCGGCACCCAGCCCAAGGGCAAGGGCGGCGTGCTGGACGACCCGAGCCTCAATCCGTTCTGGGATGCAGCGAACGAACTCGGTTCGATCGTCTCGATCCATCCGGTGTTCGAGAGCGGTGACGACCGCGTTCATGACTATGGCATGGCCAATGCGGTCGGTCGCGTCACCGACACCATGATCGCCATGTCGCGGCTGATCTATTCCGGCCACATCACGCGCTATACCAACATGAAGATGATGGCCCTGATTGGCGGCGCGGCGCTGCCCTTCATCGTCGGCCGCCTGCGCACCAACTACGCGCTCGACAAGAAGCTCGGCGATCCCGATGCCGCGCTCGCCGCCATGTACTACGACACCATCGTCCAGGACCCGCGCACGCTGCGCTACCTCGCCGACATGGTTGGTGCGGAGCGCATCATGATGGGTTCGGACATGCCGTTCCCGATCGGCGACCTGACCCCGATGAAGGTGGTTGCCGAGACCAGGTTCTCGGACGCCGAGCGCACCGCCATCAATGGCGGTCTCGCGCAGAAACTGTTCGGACTGTGA
- a CDS encoding carbon monoxide dehydrogenase subunit G (product_source=COG3427; cog=COG3427; ko=KO:K09386; pfam=PF06240; superfamily=55961) encodes MKLDIGGEETIQASVEQLWSALNDPLVLTRCIPGCKTMTEIAPDAYKVEMQLRVAAVGGSFEGEISLFDKAPPKTCSIKVSGAGTLGHGNGTAKFEIIPEGPNVCRLTFQGVGEIGGLVAGVGQRILTSVSKHLVGKFFTALRKEFENPAVAGAA; translated from the coding sequence ATGAAGCTCGATATTGGCGGCGAAGAAACCATCCAGGCTTCCGTTGAGCAGCTGTGGTCGGCACTGAACGATCCGCTGGTGCTGACGCGCTGCATTCCAGGCTGCAAGACCATGACCGAGATCGCGCCCGACGCGTACAAGGTCGAGATGCAGCTGCGCGTCGCGGCGGTGGGTGGCTCGTTCGAGGGTGAAATCTCGCTGTTCGACAAGGCGCCGCCGAAGACCTGCAGCATCAAGGTCTCTGGCGCGGGCACGCTGGGCCATGGCAATGGCACCGCGAAGTTCGAGATCATTCCGGAAGGTCCCAATGTCTGCCGCCTGACCTTTCAGGGCGTCGGCGAAATCGGCGGCCTCGTGGCCGGCGTCGGCCAGCGCATCCTGACCAGCGTGTCGAAACACCTGGTCGGCAAGTTCTTCACCGCGCTGCGCAAGGAATTCGAAAACCCGGCGGTCGCAGGCGCGGCCTGA